One region of Paenibacillus polymyxa M1 genomic DNA includes:
- a CDS encoding GNAT family N-acetyltransferase, producing MPASISNYRIVPMDEHQAAEICEWRYDPPYNIYGWLPWEQMKALEVEFGSPTLRQEQYVAVLNEENELTGFAQYFPMVGVTRLGLGMHPERCGHGTGSDFVRAIAEEARRRHPQNEIDLEVLTWNQRAIRAYKAAGFELTDTYERQTPDGRKPFYCMVYRPEQQNRVL from the coding sequence GTGCCCGCCTCAATATCCAACTACCGGATCGTACCGATGGACGAGCATCAAGCGGCTGAAATCTGTGAGTGGCGCTATGATCCCCCCTACAACATATACGGCTGGCTTCCCTGGGAACAAATGAAGGCACTTGAAGTCGAATTTGGAAGTCCCACGCTTCGCCAAGAGCAATATGTTGCCGTACTGAACGAAGAGAATGAGCTGACGGGATTTGCTCAATATTTTCCTATGGTCGGTGTGACCCGGCTGGGTCTTGGAATGCATCCCGAAAGATGCGGACATGGCACAGGCTCCGATTTTGTCCGGGCCATTGCCGAGGAAGCCAGACGACGTCATCCACAGAATGAAATTGACCTAGAGGTTCTCACCTGGAATCAGCGGGCTATACGAGCCTACAAGGCAGCTGGATTTGAGCTGACGGATACCTATGAACGTCAGACTCCAGATGGCAGAAAACCGTTCTATTGTATGGTATATCGTCCTGAACAACAGAACCGGGTTCTATAA
- a CDS encoding C40 family peptidase, which produces MKKKLTIAAMGLAIAFTSFTFGGSSAFADSKMDQVIQDAKGTNYRSGGTTLEGFDCSGFTMYVFNKLGIKLPHQSGSQFKMGASVSRDEMRPGDLVFFNTTGRGVSHVGIFVGEGKFAHSSTSRGVVVSSLNENYYANRYVGAKRIMSTDAYHSVASDIPDDDNVE; this is translated from the coding sequence TTGAAGAAGAAGCTAACGATCGCAGCCATGGGTCTCGCCATTGCCTTTACATCTTTTACATTCGGTGGCAGCAGTGCATTTGCAGACTCTAAGATGGACCAGGTCATCCAAGATGCCAAAGGAACGAACTATAGAAGCGGAGGTACTACACTCGAGGGATTCGATTGCTCCGGCTTCACAATGTATGTATTCAACAAACTGGGAATTAAACTGCCGCATCAATCTGGATCACAATTCAAAATGGGAGCTTCTGTATCCCGCGATGAAATGAGACCAGGCGACCTGGTGTTCTTCAACACCACAGGAAGAGGCGTTTCCCATGTAGGTATCTTCGTAGGTGAAGGGAAATTCGCCCACTCCTCGACTTCACGTGGTGTAGTAGTTAGCTCACTGAACGAAAATTATTACGCTAACCGTTATGTCGGTGCAAAAAGAATTATGAGCACAGACGCTTACCATTCTGTAGCTTCAGATATTCCTGATGACGACAACGTAGAATAA
- a CDS encoding PTS sugar transporter subunit IIA — MFKWLKKKAAPRIEEFDMVAPIKGKVVSLEEVPDPAFSTKAMGDGIAIHPSEGRVTAPFAGKVAHVMEKSKHALIIEHESGVQVLIHVGINTVSLKGQGFNPHVKVGDSIKAGQLLMEFDLDAIQQGGLPVITPVIVPDGQEMISHVEILESSSATSDVPVLRVHLKA, encoded by the coding sequence ATGTTTAAATGGTTGAAAAAGAAGGCGGCTCCCCGTATTGAAGAATTCGACATGGTAGCGCCAATTAAAGGAAAAGTGGTTTCTCTAGAAGAGGTTCCAGATCCTGCGTTCTCTACAAAAGCTATGGGGGATGGCATCGCTATTCATCCATCTGAGGGTAGGGTCACCGCTCCTTTCGCGGGAAAAGTTGCCCATGTCATGGAGAAAAGCAAACACGCTCTGATTATTGAACATGAATCTGGCGTACAAGTTTTGATACATGTCGGGATTAATACCGTCTCTCTCAAAGGGCAGGGGTTTAACCCTCATGTCAAAGTAGGAGATAGCATTAAAGCTGGACAATTATTGATGGAGTTTGACCTGGACGCGATTCAACAGGGTGGATTACCTGTAATTACTCCAGTAATCGTTCCAGACGGGCAAGAGATGATCAGTCATGTGGAGATATTAGAAAGCTCATCTGCTACTTCAGATGTACCTGTATTAAGGGTTCATTTAAAAGCCTAG
- a CDS encoding M1 family metallopeptidase, which yields MTPARAKIVLLSSLALGLLAGTLWFAWQPQSQSAPQSAGKPLYGSESESALAPDMGKPLGANIMPDLPKNPPQPASEILSKRVVEYHIDVSLEKGRVLRGTETLTWKHPGKKTVNDLYLHLYPNAFSSMETTFMKESGGKLRGDTMPKDGFGSMTLTELKTEDGLSLMHRTQYVQPDDGNASDRSLMKVRLPKPVRGGEEITLYMKFEVKLPGIFARMGATDDFVMAGQWFPKLSVYETAGQRGRADEGWNLHQYHGNSEFYADFGIYSIRIRVPETHIVAATGFPTRGAVRQNGQKIYQFYADDVHDFAWSASPNFVAVEEPFSSTEVPGVKIKLYLDPSHKELKGRYMSAAKAALSYYSKWYGPYPYSTLSIVVPPKTGSGAGGMEYPTLITAAAADQLNPGYNLERTLVHEIGHQYFYGMVANNEFEEPWLDEGFTSYAEERLMEQEYGLIPNLPLQSGQVASPQPLNRESWKYGSSAEYAQNAYSRGKLVLRGIERQVGTKKMDRIMRTYVQTYRFKHPTSQDFQRVVERVTGRSWSHYFEQYVYDGQMADFSVDRITNRKLENGYEAIVTLSKKGADYPKIPVQFTFKDGTTIFKAWDGTGKSTSFRLKSTSPVSYVTVDPLYTIALENKHINNSLKAELDEKQQTRWSVSVTKLLETLLGSLSW from the coding sequence ATGACCCCAGCACGCGCCAAAATCGTTTTATTGTCTTCACTAGCCCTCGGACTCCTCGCAGGGACGTTATGGTTTGCCTGGCAACCCCAATCGCAATCCGCCCCTCAGTCTGCAGGCAAACCACTATACGGCTCCGAGTCTGAGTCTGCGCTTGCGCCAGATATGGGCAAGCCTCTAGGGGCCAACATCATGCCCGACCTGCCTAAGAACCCTCCACAGCCCGCTTCGGAAATTCTCAGCAAACGGGTGGTGGAGTATCACATTGATGTATCTCTGGAAAAAGGACGGGTTTTGCGAGGCACTGAGACTCTGACCTGGAAACATCCGGGCAAAAAAACTGTGAATGATCTGTATCTTCATCTATACCCGAATGCCTTCTCTTCCATGGAAACCACCTTTATGAAAGAATCCGGGGGAAAGCTGCGCGGAGACACCATGCCCAAGGACGGCTTTGGCTCCATGACGCTGACCGAACTAAAAACAGAAGATGGTTTATCTCTCATGCACCGTACTCAATATGTACAACCAGATGACGGTAACGCAAGTGACCGTTCGCTCATGAAGGTACGTCTGCCCAAGCCAGTACGAGGTGGCGAAGAAATCACACTATATATGAAGTTTGAAGTCAAACTGCCTGGCATTTTTGCTCGTATGGGTGCGACAGATGATTTTGTAATGGCTGGACAGTGGTTTCCAAAGCTCAGCGTCTATGAGACTGCAGGACAACGTGGACGCGCCGACGAGGGCTGGAACCTCCATCAGTATCATGGCAACTCCGAGTTCTATGCCGATTTTGGAATTTACAGTATACGAATTCGGGTGCCTGAAACACACATCGTAGCAGCGACCGGGTTTCCCACCCGTGGTGCAGTACGACAGAACGGCCAGAAAATATATCAATTTTATGCCGATGATGTACACGATTTTGCCTGGTCTGCTTCACCCAACTTTGTAGCCGTAGAAGAACCCTTTTCTTCTACTGAAGTTCCTGGTGTCAAAATCAAGCTCTATCTAGACCCTTCCCATAAGGAACTCAAAGGACGTTACATGAGCGCAGCCAAGGCCGCCCTTTCGTACTACAGCAAATGGTACGGGCCTTATCCATATTCCACTCTATCTATCGTCGTTCCACCCAAAACAGGCAGTGGAGCCGGCGGCATGGAATATCCGACACTCATCACGGCCGCAGCTGCGGACCAACTGAATCCCGGCTATAATCTGGAACGGACGCTGGTTCATGAGATTGGGCATCAATATTTCTACGGAATGGTAGCCAATAATGAATTTGAGGAGCCCTGGCTGGATGAAGGCTTCACCTCCTATGCAGAAGAACGGCTCATGGAGCAAGAATATGGGCTTATCCCCAACTTGCCATTACAATCCGGACAGGTAGCTTCTCCACAGCCCCTAAACCGCGAATCCTGGAAGTACGGATCGTCGGCTGAGTATGCACAAAATGCCTACTCACGAGGCAAGCTGGTACTACGAGGCATTGAACGTCAGGTGGGTACGAAAAAAATGGACCGAATTATGCGAACCTATGTCCAGACCTACCGATTCAAGCATCCGACCTCACAGGATTTTCAGCGTGTCGTGGAAAGGGTGACTGGACGCTCATGGAGCCACTATTTTGAACAATATGTATATGACGGCCAGATGGCGGACTTTTCTGTCGATCGCATCACGAACCGCAAGTTGGAGAATGGATATGAAGCAATCGTGACGCTTAGCAAAAAAGGAGCGGATTATCCCAAGATCCCTGTTCAATTTACCTTCAAGGATGGCACCACAATATTTAAGGCATGGGACGGTACGGGCAAAAGTACATCTTTCCGACTCAAAAGCACCTCTCCCGTGTCCTATGTGACCGTTGATCCTCTATACACTATTGCACTGGAGAACAAGCATATTAATAATAGCCTGAAGGCTGAATTGGACGAAAAGCAACAAACCCGTTGGAGTGTGAGTGTAACCAAGCTGTTGGAGACACTGCTTGGAAGTCTGTCATGGTGA
- the motA gene encoding flagellar motor stator protein MotA: protein MQITTIIGLVLGLLSLVVGMILKGAPVVNLVNNPAAYMIIFVGTAASIFMAFPMDDMKRVPKLFKIIFTQQKLLDRKELIGTFTEWASITRREGLLALESKVEEIDDPFMRGGMRMIIDGNDQEFVRDVLMEDINATEDRHRAGALIFSQAGMYAPTLGVLGAVVGLIAALADLSDMEKLSHAIAAAFIATLLGIFTGYVLWHPMSNKLKRLSKKEVELKLMMVEGLLSIQSGISTIAISQKLAIFLTPTERASMTQKDGDSSE from the coding sequence ATGCAAATTACAACCATTATTGGACTTGTGCTCGGGCTTTTGTCACTGGTCGTCGGGATGATCCTGAAGGGCGCGCCAGTCGTCAATCTGGTCAATAATCCCGCTGCTTACATGATTATTTTCGTCGGAACAGCAGCAAGTATATTCATGGCGTTTCCGATGGATGACATGAAACGGGTGCCAAAGCTGTTTAAAATTATTTTCACCCAGCAGAAATTGCTGGATCGCAAGGAGCTTATCGGTACATTTACCGAATGGGCATCCATTACCCGTCGTGAAGGTCTGCTCGCGCTGGAATCCAAGGTCGAAGAGATCGACGATCCCTTTATGCGCGGCGGTATGCGAATGATTATCGATGGTAATGATCAGGAGTTCGTACGCGATGTTCTGATGGAAGACATTAACGCTACCGAAGATAGACACCGCGCTGGCGCACTGATTTTCTCCCAAGCCGGTATGTACGCTCCAACACTCGGGGTACTTGGTGCGGTTGTAGGTCTGATCGCCGCTCTGGCCGACCTTAGTGACATGGAAAAACTGTCCCATGCCATTGCAGCCGCTTTTATTGCAACGTTGCTCGGTATTTTTACAGGCTATGTCCTATGGCATCCAATGTCCAACAAGCTGAAACGGCTATCCAAGAAAGAAGTGGAACTTAAGTTAATGATGGTCGAAGGTCTGCTTTCCATTCAATCTGGTATCTCGACGATTGCCATCAGCCAGAAGCTAGCAATCTTCCTAACTCCAACCGAACGGGCTTCGATGACCCAGAAGGATGGCGATTCCAGTGAGTAA
- a CDS encoding 4a-hydroxytetrahydrobiopterin dehydratase yields the protein MPFTQEEIEAHLEKLEGWELEEGRWIVRKYNFSSFMKGIAFVDEVAAISEAFNHHPFITIDYKTVTLRLTSWDDGGIMAVDIKEAQQYNEAFEKMRSSH from the coding sequence ATGCCTTTTACACAAGAAGAGATTGAAGCACATCTGGAGAAACTGGAGGGCTGGGAACTGGAGGAAGGACGTTGGATCGTTCGGAAATATAATTTTTCCAGTTTTATGAAGGGAATTGCATTCGTGGATGAAGTTGCCGCTATATCTGAGGCATTCAATCACCATCCATTTATTACGATTGATTACAAGACCGTGACTCTGCGTTTGACCTCTTGGGACGATGGCGGTATTATGGCCGTAGATATTAAGGAAGCCCAACAATATAATGAAGCTTTTGAAAAAATGCGCAGCAGTCATTGA
- a CDS encoding YwhD family protein produces MSENQPDGKKQIALNIVSGKSKHKGFGAGSIDLNSMSPVIIDRGEAKIDIGAMHAKSKVERGIKFSTNKEDVPNGRQVWLVWVAVDRTPEGRMYGGATACEMLIDDEAKRGWKILADHVNRMDYALKRRFMLDDLGSEDKAALKSLLISHNEEWWDASPEELKQALEG; encoded by the coding sequence ATGAGTGAAAATCAGCCGGACGGCAAAAAGCAGATTGCACTGAATATTGTCAGTGGCAAGAGTAAACATAAGGGCTTCGGCGCAGGCTCAATCGATCTGAACAGCATGTCCCCGGTCATCATTGACCGAGGAGAGGCGAAAATTGATATCGGTGCCATGCATGCCAAAAGTAAAGTAGAACGTGGAATCAAGTTCTCTACGAATAAAGAAGACGTACCGAACGGACGCCAGGTATGGCTGGTATGGGTAGCTGTGGACCGTACGCCTGAAGGACGTATGTACGGTGGCGCGACGGCCTGCGAGATGCTGATTGACGACGAAGCCAAACGCGGCTGGAAAATTCTTGCCGATCATGTTAACCGTATGGATTATGCACTCAAGCGCCGTTTCATGCTGGATGATCTCGGCAGTGAAGATAAAGCAGCGCTCAAAAGCCTGCTAATTTCGCATAACGAGGAATGGTGGGACGCTTCGCCTGAGGAATTGAAGCAGGCGCTGGAAGGGTAA